The proteins below are encoded in one region of Coffea arabica cultivar ET-39 chromosome 4c, Coffea Arabica ET-39 HiFi, whole genome shotgun sequence:
- the LOC113739708 gene encoding uncharacterized protein isoform X1: MVDDGGLRPSWNPYTMGVILIILATQFVRWCSARFRFTVAPPNLNPKTNANVAVSPSSAALSQPRTSSIVSDSDLKDLLHDLDEKLHEIEEWEPVIDRRNHFFSYTAKSCKPKDGPLKYLSITVFENCSSELLRNFYMDNNYRKTWDKTLMEHEQLQVDESNGTEIGRTIKKFPFLTPREYVSAWRVWEDKYGAFYCLSKGCEHALAPRQKKYVRVMFLRSGWRIRKVAGRNACEIKMVHQEDAGLNVEMAKLVFAKSIWSYVCRMSDALRIYSPQLNSSLSATMLTQKFPPGMEGVDDTSSAASTICCQLASDCYTSNISRKPANKLIKNGLILLGGAVCLSGGHSDLGAKIAMAYILTKLTKHGALSRLRKAGKH, encoded by the exons ATGGTGGATGATGGAGGACTAAGGCCATCATGGAACCCCTATACCATGGGAGTTATACTTATCATATTGGCGACCCAGTTTGTGAGGTGGTGCTCCGCTCGCTTCCGCTTCACGGTTGCTCCTCCTAATCTCAACCCCAAAACAAATGCTAATGTCGCCGTTTCACCTTCCTCCGCCGCCCTCTCGCAACCTAG GACTTCTAGCATTGTATCTGACTCGGATCTCAAGGATTTGCTCCATGACTTGGATGAGAAGCTTCATGAGATTGAGGAATGGGAGCCTGTCATTGACAGGAGAAACCATTTCTTTTCCTACACTGCCAAGTCTTGCAAGCCTAAG GACGGGcctttgaaatatttgagtATTACAGTGTTTGAGAATTGCTCTTCTGAGTTGCTGAGAAATTTTTATATGGACAATAACTATAGGAAAACCTGGGACAAGACCTTAATGGAGCATGAGCAGCTGCAGGTGGATGAAAGTAATGGAACTGAAATTGGTCGCACGATAAAAAAATTCCCCTTCTTGACCCCAAGAGAATATGTATCAGCTTGGAGAGTTTGGGAAGATAAATATGGGGCCTTCTACTGTCTTAGTAAG GGATGTGAACATGCTCTTGCCCCAAGACAGAAGAAATATGTAAGGGTTATGTTCCTTAGGTCTGGTTGGCGAATCAGAAAAG TAGCTGGCAGAAATGCATGCGAAATCAAAATGGTGCATCAAGAAGACGCTGGCCTGAATGTGGAAATGGCAAAGCTGGTATTTGCAAAGAGCATATGGAGTTATGTATGCAGGATGAGTGATGCGCTTCGTATATATTCTCCTCAGCTGAATTCATCTTTGAGTGCAACAATGCTAACTCAGAAG TTCCCTCCTGGAATGGAAGGTGTTGATGACACGTCCTCTGCAGCAAGTACCATTTGCTGCCAACTGGCTTCGGATTGCTATACCAGTAATATCTCCAGAAAACCTGcaaataaattgataaaaaatgGTTTGATCCTACTAGGGGGTGCAGTCTGCCTGTCTGGGGGTCATTCTGACTTGGGTGCAAAGATTGCAATGGCGTACATCTTGACCAAGTTAACCAAGCATGGTGCTTTATCAAGGCTACGTAAAGCAGGCAAGCATTAG
- the LOC113739708 gene encoding uncharacterized protein isoform X2 has protein sequence MVDDGGLRPSWNPYTMGVILIILATQFVRWCSARFRFTVAPPNLNPKTNANVAVSPSSAALSQPRTSSIVSDSDLKDLLHDLDEKLHEIEEWEPVIDRRNHFFSYTAKSCKPKDGPLKYLSITVFENCSSELLRNFYMDNNYRKTWDKTLMEHEQLQVDESNGTEIGRTIKKFPFLTPREYVSAWRVWEDKYGAFYCLSKGCEHALAPRQKKYVRVMFLRSGWRIRKAGRNACEIKMVHQEDAGLNVEMAKLVFAKSIWSYVCRMSDALRIYSPQLNSSLSATMLTQKFPPGMEGVDDTSSAASTICCQLASDCYTSNISRKPANKLIKNGLILLGGAVCLSGGHSDLGAKIAMAYILTKLTKHGALSRLRKAGKH, from the exons ATGGTGGATGATGGAGGACTAAGGCCATCATGGAACCCCTATACCATGGGAGTTATACTTATCATATTGGCGACCCAGTTTGTGAGGTGGTGCTCCGCTCGCTTCCGCTTCACGGTTGCTCCTCCTAATCTCAACCCCAAAACAAATGCTAATGTCGCCGTTTCACCTTCCTCCGCCGCCCTCTCGCAACCTAG GACTTCTAGCATTGTATCTGACTCGGATCTCAAGGATTTGCTCCATGACTTGGATGAGAAGCTTCATGAGATTGAGGAATGGGAGCCTGTCATTGACAGGAGAAACCATTTCTTTTCCTACACTGCCAAGTCTTGCAAGCCTAAG GACGGGcctttgaaatatttgagtATTACAGTGTTTGAGAATTGCTCTTCTGAGTTGCTGAGAAATTTTTATATGGACAATAACTATAGGAAAACCTGGGACAAGACCTTAATGGAGCATGAGCAGCTGCAGGTGGATGAAAGTAATGGAACTGAAATTGGTCGCACGATAAAAAAATTCCCCTTCTTGACCCCAAGAGAATATGTATCAGCTTGGAGAGTTTGGGAAGATAAATATGGGGCCTTCTACTGTCTTAGTAAG GGATGTGAACATGCTCTTGCCCCAAGACAGAAGAAATATGTAAGGGTTATGTTCCTTAGGTCTGGTTGGCGAATCAGAAAAG CTGGCAGAAATGCATGCGAAATCAAAATGGTGCATCAAGAAGACGCTGGCCTGAATGTGGAAATGGCAAAGCTGGTATTTGCAAAGAGCATATGGAGTTATGTATGCAGGATGAGTGATGCGCTTCGTATATATTCTCCTCAGCTGAATTCATCTTTGAGTGCAACAATGCTAACTCAGAAG TTCCCTCCTGGAATGGAAGGTGTTGATGACACGTCCTCTGCAGCAAGTACCATTTGCTGCCAACTGGCTTCGGATTGCTATACCAGTAATATCTCCAGAAAACCTGcaaataaattgataaaaaatgGTTTGATCCTACTAGGGGGTGCAGTCTGCCTGTCTGGGGGTCATTCTGACTTGGGTGCAAAGATTGCAATGGCGTACATCTTGACCAAGTTAACCAAGCATGGTGCTTTATCAAGGCTACGTAAAGCAGGCAAGCATTAG
- the LOC140005018 gene encoding uncharacterized protein, producing the protein MKHYANQHRAERSFFEGDWVFLNLQPYRQQTVAVRKCLKLAAKYYGPFQVEKKIGTVAYKRKLPADARIHLVFHVLLLKKKLGPLQCSSPKLPKLDEYDQCPLKPEAILKRRVIMREGRPVIQFLIKWNHLSYDEASWEDKTFIENQFPEFQTRG; encoded by the coding sequence ATGAAACACTATGCGAATCAGCACAGAGCTGAGAGGAGTTTTTTTGAAGGGGATTGGGTGTTCTTGAACCTGCAACCTTATAGACAGCAAACTGTAGCTGTGAGGAAATGTCTCAAATTGGCTGCCAAGTATTATGGACCATTCCAGGTAGAGAAGAAAATTGGAACAGTAGCCTACAAGCGTAAACTACCAGCAGATGCAAGAATTCACCTTGTGTTCCATGTCTTGCTACTTAAAAAGAAGCTTGGACCACTGCAATGCAGCTCTCCTAAGTTACCAAAGTTGGATGAATATGATCAATGTCCATTGAAACCAGAGGCTATATTGAAGCGAAGAGTCATCATGCGTGAAGGAAGGCCTGTCATCCAATTCCTGATCAAATGGAATCACTTGAGTTATGATGAAGCTTCGTGGGAGGACAAGACATTCATTGAGAACCAGTTTCCTGAATTCCAGACTCGAGGATAA
- the LOC140005019 gene encoding uncharacterized protein, giving the protein MGNETTVTSNAICPNMHWKINQHSFRFDLKVMELEGWDIILGVNWMTHFSPIIFDFQQLRISQHSEGNKIHLHGQAEDYDMDLIKGKDLRTFIEYKRQMCLALNCKNEIEEETAAIPQEVIKLLQDYDDVFQTPSSLPPNRSIDHEIHLKNEAQSFKLKPYRYVHCHKEEIEKQVEKMLQKGIVKYSNSPFASPVLLVKKKERT; this is encoded by the coding sequence ATGGGAAATGAAACCACTGTGACCAGCAATGCTATCTGTCCTAATATGCACTGGAAAATCAATCAACATAGTTTCAGATTCGATTTGAAAGTGATGGAGTTAGAAGGATGGGATATAATCCTAGGGGTAAACTGGATGACACACTTTAGCCCTATCATATTTGACTTCCAACAACTCAGGATCTCCCAGCACAGtgaaggaaataaaatccaCTTGCATGGACAAGCAGAGGATTATGATATGGATTTAATCAAAGGAAAGGATTTGAGAACTTTCATAGAATATAAAAGGCAAATGTGCCTGGCATTGAATTGTAAGAATGAGATAGAAGAAGAGACAGCAGCTATTCCACAGGAAGTTATAAAATTGCTTCAGGACTATGATGATGTGTTCCAAACTCCAAGCTCTTTGCCCCCTAACAGAAGTATTGATCATGAGATCCACCTTAAAAATGAGGCACAATCTTTCAAATTGAAGCCTTACAGGTACGTCCACTGTCACAAAGAGGAAATAGAGAAACAGGTGGAAAAAATGCTTCAAAAAGGAATAGTCAAGTACAGCAACAGCCCTTTTGCCTCTCCTGTGTTGCtggttaaaaagaaagaaaggactTGA